From a single Arachis hypogaea cultivar Tifrunner chromosome 3, arahy.Tifrunner.gnm2.J5K5, whole genome shotgun sequence genomic region:
- the LOC112791500 gene encoding protein DEHYDRATION-INDUCED 19 isoform X1 codes for MDSEFWTSRLAAAKRQYALQHHHPHLDRLGMDDFDLEEEVRPDFPCPYCYEDFDIASLCSHLEDEHSCESRVTICPICSVKVARDMLSHITLQHGHLFKLQRRRRLRRVAIPNSQTLSLLGRDLREAHLQVLLGGSGGYRSSNSSTVSNAATDPFLSSLILNFPACEAEEISKSVVTSAEESSAKNTAPSHIWKSSFDPSLSAEEREKRMRQAAGRSGFVQDLFLSTLLGD; via the exons ATGGATTCTGAGTTCTGGACCTCACGCCTTGCCGCTGCAAAAAGACAGTACGCTCTTCAGCATCATCACCCACACCTAG ATCGGTTGGGAATGGATGATTTTGATTTGGAGGAAGAGGTGCGACCAGATTTTCCGTGCCCCTATTGTTACGAGGACTTCGACATCGCCTCCTTGTGTTCGCATCTTGAAGATGAACATTCATGTGAATCCAGGGTCACG ATTTGTCCCATATGCTCAGTTAAAGTTGCAAGGGACATGTTGAGTCACATAACACTGCAACATGGGCACTTGTTTAAG TTACAGAGAAGGCGCAGGTTAAGAAGAGTTGCCATCCCAAACAGTCAAACATTGTCACTCTTGGGTCGTGATCTTCGTGAGGCTCATTTACAGGTGCTTCTTGGTGGCAGTGGCGGATATCGGTCATCAAACAGTTCCACAGTATCTAATGCAGCCACTGATCCGTTCTTGTCCTCTCTTATTTTAAATTTCCCTGCTTGTGAAGCTGAAGAAATTTCTAAATCTGTGGTAACCAGTGCTGAAGAGTCTTCTGCAAAGAATACAGCACCTTCACATATATGGAAATCAAG CTTTGATCCGTCGTTGAGCGCTGAAGAGCGGGAGAAAAGGATGAGACAAGCAGCTGGGAGATCTGGTTTTGTGCAGGATTTGTTTCTTTCAACCTTGTTAGGCGACTAA
- the LOC112791497 gene encoding 17.3 kDa class I heat shock protein, producing the protein MSLIPSFFGGRRSNVFDPFSLDVWDPFKDFQFPSSLTSSENSAFVNTRVDWKETPEAHVFKADLPGLKKEEVKVEIEDNSVLQISGERNVEKEDKNDTWHRVERSSGKFMRRFRLPENAKMDEVKAAMENGVLTVTVPKAEVKKPDVKPIQITG; encoded by the coding sequence atgtcGCTGATTCCAAGTTTCTTCGGTGGCCGAAGGAGCAACGTCTTCGATCCTTTCTCCCTCGACGTTTGGGACCCCTTCAAAGACTTCCAATTCCCGAGCTCTCTTACTTCTTCAGAGAATTCTGCGTTCGTCAACACTCGTGTGGACTGGAAGGAGACTCCCGAAGCTCATGTGTTCAAGGCTGATCTTCCTGGTCTCAAGAAGGAGGAAGTGAAGGTTGAGATCGAAGATAACAGTGTCCTTCAGATCAGCGGAGAGAGGAACGTTGAGAAGGAGGACAAGAACGACACCTGGCACCGTGTGGAGCGCAGCAGCGGCAAGTTCATGCGGAGGTTCAGGCTCCCCGAGAACGCCAAGATGGATGAGGTGAAGGCAGCCATGGAGAATGGTGTTCTCACTGTCACTGTTCCCAAAGCAGAAGTTAAGAAACCCGATGTTAAACCCATTCAGATCACTGGTTAA
- the LOC112791501 gene encoding 17.3 kDa class I heat shock protein-like: protein MSLIPSFFGGRRSNVFDPFSLDVWDPFKDFQFPSSLTSSENSAFVNTRVDWKETPEAHVFKADLPGLKKEEVKVEIEDNSVLQISGERNVEKEDKNDTWHRVERSSGKFMRRFRLPENAKMDEVKAAMENGVLTVTVPKAEVKKPDVKPIQITG from the coding sequence ATGTCTCTGATTCCAAGTTTCTTCGGTGGCCGAAGGAGCAACGTCTTCGATCCTTTCTCCCTCGACGTTTGGGACCCCTTCAAAGACTTCCAATTCCCGAGCTCTCTTACTTCTTCAGAGAATTCTGCGTTCGTCAACACTCGTGTGGACTGGAAGGAGACTCCCGAAGCTCATGTGTTCAAGGCTGATCTTCCTGGTCTCAAGAAGGAGGAAGTGAAGGTTGAGATCGAAGATAACAGTGTCCTTCAGATCAGCGGAGAGAGGAACGTTGAGAAGGAGGACAAGAACGACACCTGGCACCGTGTGGAGCGCAGCAGCGGCAAGTTCATGCGGAGGTTCAGGCTCCCCGAGAACGCCAAGATGGATGAGGTGAAGGCAGCCATGGAGAATGGTGTTCTCACTGTCACTGTTCCCAAAGCAGAAGTTAAGAAACCCGATGTTAAACCCATTCAGATCACTGGTTAG
- the LOC112791502 gene encoding 18.5 kDa class I heat shock protein-like produces MSIIPTTNPLEENSSLALPQLSREDPLFVSRDVDWKETAEAHVFRADMTGLNKEEVKVEVEEGGVLQISAERSVQREEKNGDATHRVECATGRFSRSFTLPANARMDQLKASIDNGVLTVTVPKDDLNLLHAVSN; encoded by the coding sequence ATGTCGATTATCCCAACGACGAACCCCCTGGAGGAAAACTCTTCCCTTGCACTGCCACAACTGTCACGGGAGGACCCCTTGTTCGTGAGCAGAGACGTGGATTGGAAGGAGACGGCAGAAGCGCACGTGTTCAGGGCTGATATGACGGGTCTGAACAAAGAGGAGGTGaaggttgaagttgaagaaggcGGTGTGCTTCAGATAAGCGCCGAGCGGAGCGTACAAAGGGAAGAAAAGAACGGTGATGCCACGCACCGCGTCGAGTGCGCCACTGGAAGATTCTCCAGGAGCTTCACTCTTCCTGCTAATGCTAGAATGGATCAGCTCAAAGCTTCCATCGACAATGGGGTTCTAACTGTCACTGTCCCCAAAGACGACCTCAACCTATTGCATGCTGTTTCCAATTGA
- the LOC112791500 gene encoding protein DEHYDRATION-INDUCED 19 isoform X2 has translation MDSEFWTSRLAAAKRQYALQHHHPHLDRLGMDDFDLEEEVRPDFPCPYCYEDFDIASLCSHLEDEHSCESRVTRRRRLRRVAIPNSQTLSLLGRDLREAHLQVLLGGSGGYRSSNSSTVSNAATDPFLSSLILNFPACEAEEISKSVVTSAEESSAKNTAPSHIWKSSFDPSLSAEEREKRMRQAAGRSGFVQDLFLSTLLGD, from the exons ATGGATTCTGAGTTCTGGACCTCACGCCTTGCCGCTGCAAAAAGACAGTACGCTCTTCAGCATCATCACCCACACCTAG ATCGGTTGGGAATGGATGATTTTGATTTGGAGGAAGAGGTGCGACCAGATTTTCCGTGCCCCTATTGTTACGAGGACTTCGACATCGCCTCCTTGTGTTCGCATCTTGAAGATGAACATTCATGTGAATCCAGGGTCACG AGAAGGCGCAGGTTAAGAAGAGTTGCCATCCCAAACAGTCAAACATTGTCACTCTTGGGTCGTGATCTTCGTGAGGCTCATTTACAGGTGCTTCTTGGTGGCAGTGGCGGATATCGGTCATCAAACAGTTCCACAGTATCTAATGCAGCCACTGATCCGTTCTTGTCCTCTCTTATTTTAAATTTCCCTGCTTGTGAAGCTGAAGAAATTTCTAAATCTGTGGTAACCAGTGCTGAAGAGTCTTCTGCAAAGAATACAGCACCTTCACATATATGGAAATCAAG CTTTGATCCGTCGTTGAGCGCTGAAGAGCGGGAGAAAAGGATGAGACAAGCAGCTGGGAGATCTGGTTTTGTGCAGGATTTGTTTCTTTCAACCTTGTTAGGCGACTAA
- the LOC112791499 gene encoding 17.3 kDa class I heat shock protein, which translates to MSLIPSFFGGRRSDPFSLDVWDPFRDFQFPSSLTSSENSAFVNTRVDWKETPEAHVFKADLPGLKKEEVKVEIEDNSVLQISGERNVEKEDKNDTWHRVERSSGKFMRRFRLPENAKMDQVKASMENGVLTVTVPKAEVKKHDVKPIQITG; encoded by the coding sequence ATGTCGCTGATTCCAAGTTTCTTTGGTGGCAGAAGGAGCGACCCATTCTCCCTCGACGTTTGGGACCCTTTCAGGGACTTCCAATTCCCGAGCTCTCTTACTTCTTCAGAGAATTCTGCATTCGTGAACACTCGTGTGGATTGGAAGGAGACTCCCGAAGCGCATGTGTTCAAGGCTGATCTTCCTGGTCTGAAGAAGGAGGAAGTGAAGGTTGAGATCGAAGATAACAGTGTCCTTCAGATCAGCGGCGAGAGGAACGTTGAGAAGGAGGACAAGAATGACACCTGGCACCGTGTGGAGCGCAGCAGCGGCAAGTTCATGCGGAGGTTCAGGCTCCCCGAGAACGCCAAGATGGATCAGGTGAAGGCATCCATGGAGAATGGTGTTCTTACTGTCACTGTTCCCAAGGCGGAAGTTAAGAAACATGATGTTAAGCCCATTCAAATTACTGGTTAA